In Archangium violaceum, the following are encoded in one genomic region:
- a CDS encoding cyclic nucleotide-binding domain-containing protein, with protein MNESSLRELGLDLLEDRQFERALAVFAEAVRRVPADHRSRMMAARCLVELGERERAVTVYHACAEGLLRRDYLLSAMAACKLGLALAPQEKRLRETLVRLHARAARNVAKRASVPPPLPPETLYDGKVDTDLMALSGEELSDRAIEVLAAPDPGGAANPNDRPPLPLFADLERDAFIELVIRMGYRSVKPEEAVSTEGGTLDGLNVIVAGKAEVTRRVEGEDRTLGFLGGGSIFGELSLLTGAPPTATVTAVSDMEVFELRREHLNAVAKNFPSVPQVLATFAQKRMERNLTATSPLFQPMPESERDALLQRFAFRSLQPGEKVLIEGEHSSGLFLVLAGELVVQKDDPAGGTVRLGVLREGEVAGEISLLTGLRATATVVSLRKTATAFLERASFNELVKTYPHIKKYLEQLSDRRLKQIGEALRPSEIIDADELLMESEGTTA; from the coding sequence ATGAACGAGTCATCTTTGCGGGAACTGGGGCTGGACCTCCTGGAGGACCGCCAGTTCGAACGGGCCCTCGCGGTGTTCGCCGAGGCGGTGCGCCGGGTTCCCGCGGATCACCGCTCGCGGATGATGGCCGCGCGGTGTCTGGTGGAGCTGGGAGAGCGCGAGCGGGCCGTCACGGTCTACCACGCGTGTGCCGAGGGTCTGCTGCGGCGTGACTACCTGCTGTCCGCCATGGCGGCGTGCAAGCTGGGCCTGGCCCTGGCGCCCCAGGAGAAGCGGCTGCGCGAGACGCTGGTGCGCCTGCATGCCCGCGCGGCGCGCAACGTGGCCAAACGCGCCTCGGTGCCCCCGCCGCTGCCCCCGGAGACGCTCTATGACGGCAAGGTGGACACGGACCTGATGGCCCTGTCCGGCGAGGAGCTGAGCGACCGCGCCATCGAGGTGCTCGCCGCGCCGGACCCCGGTGGAGCCGCCAACCCGAACGACCGGCCGCCCCTGCCGCTCTTCGCGGACCTGGAGCGCGATGCCTTCATCGAGCTGGTCATCCGCATGGGCTACCGCTCCGTCAAGCCCGAGGAGGCGGTGAGCACCGAGGGCGGGACCCTGGATGGGCTGAACGTCATCGTCGCCGGCAAGGCGGAGGTGACGCGGCGGGTGGAGGGCGAGGATCGGACGCTGGGCTTCCTCGGAGGCGGCTCCATCTTCGGTGAGCTGTCGCTGCTCACCGGCGCTCCGCCGACGGCCACCGTCACCGCCGTGTCCGACATGGAGGTGTTCGAGCTGCGCCGCGAGCACCTCAACGCGGTGGCCAAGAACTTCCCCTCGGTGCCGCAGGTGCTGGCCACCTTCGCGCAGAAGCGCATGGAGCGGAACCTGACGGCCACCTCGCCGCTGTTCCAGCCCATGCCCGAGTCCGAGCGTGACGCGCTCCTGCAGCGCTTCGCGTTCCGCTCGCTGCAACCCGGGGAGAAGGTGCTCATCGAGGGGGAGCACTCCTCGGGCCTCTTCCTGGTGCTCGCGGGCGAGCTGGTGGTGCAGAAGGACGATCCCGCCGGCGGCACCGTGCGTCTGGGCGTGCTGCGAGAGGGCGAGGTGGCGGGGGAGATCTCCCTCCTCACCGGCCTGCGCGCCACGGCCACCGTGGTGTCGCTGCGCAAGACGGCGACGGCCTTCCTCGAGCGCGCCTCCTTCAACGAGCTGGTGAAGACGTACCCTCACATCAAGAAGTACCTGGAGCAGCTCTCGGATCGCCGGCTGAAGCAGATTGGCGAGGCGCTGCGGCCCTCGGAGATCATCGACGCGGACGAGCTGTTGATGGAGAGCGAAGGCACGACGGCCTGA
- a CDS encoding methanobactin export MATE transporter MbnM produces the protein MLAVLLLAACGAETKPYAWQLPAGFPEPFVPEDNPMSEEKVTLGRYLFYDKRLSGNGTMSCGSCHEQKRAFSDGKTTPTGSTGEHVARNSPGLANVAWLATYTWANPVLDTLEKQALVPLFGEVPVELGVNGHLDEVLQRLREDARYPALFHEAFPEDEDPVSKDNVVKALASFQRTLISGSSPYDRYLQGDLDALSGAAKRGMDLFFSERAECYHCHSGPHLTNSFRSKDTKQLQRDFQNTGLYNVDGQGGYPGDNTGLFEFTRDPRDMGRFRVPALRNVALTAPYMHDGSVATLEEVLEFYMAGGRDVTIGPFVGDGRASPLKNPLVRPFELSAQERADLIAFLESLTDTDFVNDPRFSDPFGGE, from the coding sequence ATGCTGGCGGTGCTCCTCCTCGCCGCCTGTGGAGCGGAGACGAAGCCCTACGCGTGGCAACTGCCCGCGGGCTTCCCGGAGCCCTTCGTCCCCGAGGACAACCCCATGTCCGAGGAGAAGGTGACGCTGGGCCGCTACCTCTTCTACGACAAGCGCCTGTCCGGCAACGGCACCATGTCCTGCGGGAGCTGCCACGAGCAGAAGCGGGCCTTCAGCGACGGCAAGACGACGCCCACCGGCTCCACGGGGGAGCACGTGGCGCGCAACTCTCCGGGCCTGGCCAATGTGGCCTGGCTCGCCACGTACACCTGGGCCAACCCCGTGCTCGACACGCTGGAGAAGCAGGCGCTGGTGCCGCTCTTTGGCGAGGTGCCGGTGGAGCTGGGTGTGAACGGGCACCTGGACGAGGTGCTCCAACGGTTGCGCGAGGACGCGCGCTACCCCGCCCTGTTCCACGAGGCCTTCCCGGAAGACGAGGACCCCGTCAGCAAGGACAACGTCGTGAAGGCGCTCGCGTCCTTCCAGCGCACGTTGATCTCTGGCAGCTCACCCTATGACCGCTACCTTCAGGGTGACCTCGATGCGCTGTCCGGCGCCGCGAAGCGGGGCATGGACCTGTTCTTCTCCGAGCGCGCCGAGTGCTACCACTGCCACAGCGGGCCGCACTTGACGAACTCCTTCCGCTCGAAGGACACGAAGCAGCTGCAGCGGGACTTCCAGAACACGGGCCTCTACAACGTGGATGGGCAGGGCGGCTACCCGGGGGACAACACCGGCCTCTTCGAGTTCACCCGCGACCCGCGCGACATGGGGCGCTTCCGCGTGCCGGCCCTGCGCAACGTGGCCCTCACGGCGCCCTACATGCACGACGGCAGCGTGGCCACCTTGGAGGAAGTGCTGGAGTTCTACATGGCCGGTGGGCGTGACGTGACGATCGGCCCCTTCGTGGGAGACGGCCGGGCGAGCCCGTTGAAGAACCCGCTGGTGCGCCCCTTCGAGCTCAGCGCCCAGGAGCGCGCCGACCTCATCGCCTTCCTGGAGAGCCTCACCGACACGGACTTCGTGAACGACCCGAGGTTCAGCGACCCCTTCGGTGGCGAGTGA
- a CDS encoding MbnP family copper-binding protein, with the protein MKVPKKPLPPLLLLSTLSLLQACGGESAGKKFSVRFSPQVGEQALRCDASYPSLGKTGSTVRLIDFKMYVRDVTLVRANGEKHALALEQDGTWQRDAIALLDFEDRTGTCETGTPETRFEVVGQAPDFDDYTGLEFKVGVPEELNHLNGTTAPPPLNNDAMSWGWMNGYKFLHLDVSTSKNPKFFFHLGASGCTGNTVEGYTCAASNQTTVALSGFNPEHNQVALDLAALYADTDLNHTIDHKTDFVAGCMSSTTDPECPALFEQVGLAADGTAQTVPASFIRVR; encoded by the coding sequence ATGAAGGTCCCGAAGAAGCCCCTCCCGCCACTCCTGCTGCTCTCAACGCTCTCGCTCCTCCAGGCTTGTGGAGGCGAATCCGCCGGAAAGAAGTTCTCCGTGAGGTTCAGCCCCCAGGTGGGCGAGCAGGCGCTGCGCTGCGATGCGAGCTACCCGAGCCTCGGGAAGACGGGCTCCACGGTGCGGCTCATCGACTTCAAGATGTACGTGAGGGACGTCACGCTCGTGCGCGCCAATGGGGAGAAGCACGCGCTCGCATTGGAGCAGGACGGGACGTGGCAGCGAGATGCCATCGCGCTGCTCGACTTCGAGGACCGCACCGGCACCTGTGAAACCGGCACCCCGGAGACGCGCTTCGAGGTGGTGGGCCAGGCACCGGACTTCGATGACTACACAGGCCTGGAGTTCAAGGTGGGGGTGCCCGAGGAACTGAACCACCTGAACGGCACCACGGCGCCACCTCCACTCAATAATGATGCCATGTCGTGGGGCTGGATGAACGGCTACAAGTTCCTGCACCTGGACGTGAGCACGAGCAAGAACCCCAAGTTCTTCTTCCATCTGGGCGCGTCCGGCTGCACCGGCAACACGGTCGAGGGCTATACCTGTGCCGCCTCCAACCAGACGACGGTGGCCCTGAGCGGCTTCAACCCCGAGCACAACCAGGTGGCGCTCGACCTGGCGGCCCTCTACGCCGACACGGACCTGAATCACACCATCGATCACAAGACGGACTTCGTCGCCGGCTGCATGTCGTCCACCACCGACCCCGAGTGCCCGGCGCTCTTCGAGCAGGTGGGGCTGGCGGCGGATGGCACCGCGCAGACCGTGCCCGCCTCGTTCATCCGCGTCCGGTGA
- a CDS encoding mersacidin/lichenicidin family type 2 lantibiotic, with protein MKKEMIVRAWKDPAFRASLSSEERASLPESPSGESLSELDETELRRIIGGALVKDTGTLPPGTGCTDGRLTCGIINCSFTKAEAAI; from the coding sequence ATGAAGAAGGAAATGATCGTCCGGGCCTGGAAGGACCCCGCGTTCCGCGCCAGCCTCTCCTCCGAGGAACGCGCCTCCCTCCCCGAGAGCCCCTCTGGAGAGTCCCTGTCCGAGCTGGATGAGACCGAGTTGCGTCGGATCATCGGCGGGGCGTTGGTGAAGGATACGGGGACCCTCCCCCCGGGTACGGGCTGTACGGACGGCCGCCTCACCTGCGGTATCATCAACTGCTCGTTCACGAAGGCGGAAGCCGCCATCTGA
- a CDS encoding FHA domain-containing protein, protein MAPSRRPSRKPAEPSEESGSDQQNTRIKAASAVRRGAPREEEEYAAEEESDEGDEGSYDDPSTAEESMPSLDEEDDNPDATRAGPPLKLEIIEGPDRGQRKRFKSVRMVIGRGQDCELTLTDQSVSRRHVELVFGGESGVLLRDLGSGNGTKVNDERVDERKLVHEDVISLGRTKIRLIDQQELIKRMRAAEEEEARKKKEAAELKARQKEEAAKKAAEGASAEGAAAAGAAAEGGEPQGNGEENKKTQVRSVHDIPRRNAPKRRMGLMVAGALVLLIALLGGGVLFLKRGPPPPPPPNPKEVQARSLMDDARKAFRAGNYEEAVKLAEEAESLFPGIDAEGFLPVARAELAIVRAFAQVRALMDENKFDEARELLEQTPHGTAQLTEEMREKLEAELETRELEYLVKQVEAALEARDVEGARALIQRLPMEQQPLYLGKLAELEKLLAQEAADSLARDKAARAAAARRAKEQREAFIAAAFGVVETRFNASDFPRAVLECDRVIDANPGDKEIRERAKLLKKLIPQFARVYQDAQRKVQQNALESAARPLRSSAELYRQIGLKGPFGDIINGQLAGSSVVAGKAALARNDLANAASFFGEALRLRPDDPKAQEGMAAIQGKLEDLFKQAYFQRDRDPEGSAQKFRLILQLAAEGSEVKTKAQTQLEALEQQP, encoded by the coding sequence ATGGCCCCTTCCCGCCGCCCGTCCCGCAAGCCCGCTGAGCCGTCCGAGGAGTCCGGTTCGGATCAGCAGAACACCCGTATCAAGGCCGCCAGCGCGGTCCGCCGCGGCGCTCCCCGCGAGGAGGAGGAGTACGCCGCCGAGGAGGAGAGTGACGAGGGCGACGAGGGTTCCTACGACGATCCGAGCACCGCCGAGGAATCGATGCCCTCCCTGGACGAGGAGGACGACAACCCGGACGCCACGCGCGCCGGCCCGCCCCTGAAGTTGGAGATCATCGAGGGCCCGGATCGCGGCCAGCGCAAGCGCTTCAAGAGCGTGCGCATGGTCATCGGGCGCGGGCAGGACTGCGAGCTCACGCTCACCGATCAGTCCGTGTCGCGCCGCCACGTGGAGCTGGTGTTCGGCGGTGAGAGCGGCGTGCTGCTGCGCGACCTGGGCAGTGGCAACGGCACCAAGGTGAACGACGAGCGCGTGGACGAGCGCAAGCTGGTCCACGAGGACGTCATCAGCCTGGGCCGGACGAAGATCCGCCTCATCGACCAGCAGGAGCTCATCAAGCGGATGCGCGCCGCCGAGGAGGAGGAGGCGCGCAAGAAGAAGGAGGCCGCCGAGCTCAAGGCCCGCCAGAAGGAGGAGGCCGCGAAGAAGGCCGCCGAGGGCGCATCGGCCGAGGGTGCGGCAGCCGCGGGCGCGGCGGCCGAGGGTGGCGAGCCCCAGGGCAACGGCGAGGAGAACAAGAAGACACAGGTCCGCTCCGTCCATGACATCCCGCGCCGCAATGCACCCAAACGCCGCATGGGGCTCATGGTGGCGGGAGCGCTGGTGCTCCTCATCGCCCTCCTCGGGGGCGGTGTCCTCTTCCTCAAGCGGGGCCCGCCGCCCCCGCCGCCTCCCAACCCGAAGGAGGTGCAGGCCCGGTCGCTGATGGATGACGCGCGCAAGGCCTTCCGCGCTGGCAACTACGAGGAGGCGGTGAAGCTGGCCGAGGAGGCCGAGTCCCTCTTCCCGGGCATCGACGCGGAGGGCTTCCTCCCGGTGGCACGCGCGGAGCTGGCCATCGTGCGTGCCTTCGCCCAGGTGCGCGCGCTGATGGACGAGAACAAGTTCGACGAGGCACGTGAGCTGCTGGAGCAGACGCCGCACGGCACCGCGCAGCTCACGGAGGAGATGCGCGAGAAGCTCGAGGCCGAGCTGGAGACGCGCGAGCTCGAGTACCTGGTGAAGCAGGTGGAGGCGGCGCTGGAGGCCCGCGACGTGGAGGGGGCCCGGGCGCTCATCCAGCGGTTGCCCATGGAGCAGCAGCCGCTCTACCTCGGGAAGCTGGCCGAGCTGGAGAAGCTGCTCGCCCAGGAGGCCGCCGACTCGCTGGCCAGGGACAAGGCGGCCAGGGCCGCCGCCGCCCGGCGGGCCAAGGAGCAGCGCGAGGCCTTCATCGCCGCCGCCTTCGGCGTGGTGGAGACGCGCTTCAACGCGAGCGACTTCCCCCGCGCGGTGCTCGAGTGCGACCGGGTCATCGACGCCAACCCCGGTGACAAGGAGATCCGCGAGCGGGCCAAGCTGCTCAAGAAGCTCATCCCCCAGTTCGCGCGCGTCTACCAGGACGCCCAGCGCAAGGTGCAGCAGAACGCGCTGGAGTCCGCGGCGCGTCCGCTGCGCTCGTCGGCGGAGCTGTACCGGCAGATCGGCCTCAAGGGCCCCTTCGGCGATATCATCAATGGCCAGCTCGCTGGCTCGTCGGTCGTCGCTGGCAAGGCGGCGCTCGCGCGCAACGACCTGGCCAACGCCGCCAGCTTCTTCGGCGAGGCGCTGCGCTTGCGCCCGGACGACCCCAAGGCCCAGGAGGGGATGGCCGCCATCCAGGGCAAGCTGGAGGACCTGTTCAAGCAGGCCTACTTCCAGCGGGACAGGGATCCGGAGGGCTCGGCGCAGAAGTTCCGGTTGATCCTCCAACTGGCGGCCGAGGGGTCCGAGGTGAAGACCAAGGCGCAGACGCAACTCGAGGCGCTCGAACAGCAGCCGTGA